Proteins encoded by one window of Panicum virgatum strain AP13 chromosome 7N, P.virgatum_v5, whole genome shotgun sequence:
- the LOC120681185 gene encoding uncharacterized protein LOC120681185 codes for MPFSGVSECPSYDCVSTNNCLFTPAPGCCPSSAGLLPNGNFEQVPDASQLNGTRVTGLPSWEISGFVEYIQSGQNQQDGMVLAVPEGAHAVRLGNDASIRQLLTGLSRRAFYSVTFSAARTCAQAEQLNVSAGPESGILPIQTVYTSSGWDSYSYAFRARHTTAWLTVHNTGVDEDPACGPLVDAFAIKTLNPPHREKGNLLKNGDFEDGPYVAPDNPWGLLVPPMDEDDVSPLPGWMIMSDTKSVRYVDAAHHKVPHGSYAVELVAGSECALLQEARTVAGRAYKLSFSVGDAGNGCAQPLAVRVSAAYSSQVVTHQSQGTGGSRRGELEFAAIADATRVVFQSANHYMKPDGTLCGPVVDDVSLVTVRKPAARRRVFM; via the exons ATGCCATTTTCTGGAGTTTCTGAATGCCCATCGTATGACTGTGTTTCGACTAATAACTGCTTGTTCACCCCGGCACCCGGGTGTTGCCCGTCCAGCGCAGGCCTATTACCAAACGGCAACTTCGAGCAAGTGCCGGACGCGTCCCAGCTGAACGGCACGAGGGTGACGGGACTACCCAGCTGGGAGATCTCCGGATTCgtggagtacatccagtccggGCAGAACCAGCAGGACGGCATGGTCCTGGCGGTGCCGGAGGGCGCGCACGCCGTGCGCCTGGGCAACGACGCGTCGATCCGGCAGCTGCTGACGGGCCTGTCCCGGCGCGCCTTCTACTCCGTCACCTTCAGCGCGGCGCGCACCTGCGCCCAGGCCGAGCAGCTCAACGTGTCGGCCGGCCCGGAGTCCGGCATCCTCCCCATCCAGACCGTGTACACCAGCAGCGGCTGGGACTCCTACTCCTACGCCTTCAGGGCCAGGCACACCACCGCGTGGCTCACCGTCCACAACACCGGCGTCGACGAGGACCCGGCGTGCGGCCCGCTCGTCGACGCCTTCGCCATCAAGACCCTCAACCCCCCGCACCGCGAGAAGG GCAACTTGCTGAAGAACGGAGACTTCGAGGACGGCCCGTACGTCGCCCCGGACAACCCGTGGGGCCTGCTGGTGCCGCCCATGGACGAGGACGACGTCTCGCCGCTGCCGGGGTGGATGATCATGTCCGACACCAAGTCCGTCCGGTACGTGGACGCGGCGCACCACAAGGTGCCGCACGGCTCCTACGCCGTGGAGCTGGTCGCCGGCAGCGAGTGCGCGCTGCTGCAGGAGGCGCGCACCGTGGCCGGCCGGGCGTACAAGCTGTCCTTCTCCGTCGGGGACGCGGGCAACGGCTGCGCGCAGCCCCTGGCCGTGAGGGTCTCCGCGGCGTACTCGAGCCAGGTGGTGACGCACCAGTCGCAGGGCACGGGCGGGTcccggcgcggcgagctcgagTTCGCGGCGATCGCCGACGCCACCCGCGTCGTGTTCCAGAGCGCGAACCACTACATGAAGCCCGACGGGACGCTGTGCGGGCCGGTCGTGGACGACGTCTCCCTCGTCACCGTGCGAAAgcccgcggcgcgccgccgggtGTTCATGTAG